Proteins encoded in a region of the Benincasa hispida cultivar B227 chromosome 2, ASM972705v1, whole genome shotgun sequence genome:
- the LOC120070673 gene encoding acyl carrier protein 2, mitochondrial, whose translation MAARNSLLKHLRVHVKALPHTNSPVLYVNPFNAIRCRLFSEEVRGSFLDKSEVTDRVISVVKKFQKVDPSKVTPTAHFQNDLGLDSLDTVEVVMALEEEFRFEIPDNEADRINAINLAVDFIASHPQAK comes from the exons ATGGCGGCTAGAAACTCTCTGTTGAAGCATCTTAGGGTTCATGTCAAGGCCCTGCCCCATACCAACAGCCCCGTTCTTTACGTCAATCCCTTCAATGCGATTCGATGCCGTCTCTTTTCCGAGGAGGTGAGAGGTTCTTTTCTCGACAAATCAGAAGTCACCGACCGCGTCATTTCCGTTGTCAAGAAATTTCAGAAGGTGGATCCCTCCAAG GTTACTCCAACGGCCCATTTTCAAAATGATCTAGGCTTGGATAGTTTAGATACCGTGGAAGTTGTGATGGCTCTTGAAGAAGAGTTCCGGTTTGAAATTCCTGACAATGAAGCAGACAGAATCAATGCTATCAATCTTGCTGTTGATTTTATTGCCTCTCACCCTCAAGCAAAATAG